One Halobacterium sp. DL1 DNA window includes the following coding sequences:
- a CDS encoding MFS transporter → MNRDRLQFYALYVTRFAGGFGFSALALLLPKYANELGASGLMLGLFFTGFTATQAVAVVPLAWAGDRYDKRDVLLALLGFGVVVSAAFVVVDSSWELVAVRGGQGILATGMGLLSLALVGELATKETRANHIGKANAWRFAASLLGFAAAGGLYDLYGFGPVFYLLGAQFVVAFVAVWMFLDADDTRIRGFPFSDLAVNRRILTLTSFRSQYAVAVTLVRSWVSVFAGLTVAEGGLAYSGVVVAVVLGAEKFTNMLCQPHTGTLSDRYGRSLFVAVGGTAYGLVALTVPFTPAVGAALGAPTLFPVLGSLSPAFVPLLVVNGLLGVADSFREPASMALFADEGSDGAGVASSFGVRELVWRPGSVLAPMLGGALMSQFGMEWAFYVGGAFALTGVATFLGVLTHSHGRDALTEW, encoded by the coding sequence GTGAACCGCGACCGACTCCAGTTCTACGCGCTGTACGTCACGCGGTTCGCGGGCGGGTTCGGCTTCAGCGCGCTCGCGTTGCTGCTCCCGAAGTACGCCAACGAACTGGGGGCGTCGGGGCTGATGCTGGGTCTGTTCTTCACGGGGTTCACGGCGACGCAGGCCGTCGCCGTCGTGCCCCTCGCGTGGGCGGGCGACCGCTACGACAAGCGCGACGTGCTCCTCGCATTACTCGGGTTCGGCGTGGTCGTTTCGGCCGCCTTCGTCGTCGTCGACTCGTCGTGGGAACTCGTCGCCGTGCGCGGTGGCCAGGGCATCCTCGCCACCGGGATGGGGCTGTTGAGCCTCGCGCTCGTCGGCGAACTCGCGACGAAGGAGACGCGCGCGAACCACATCGGGAAGGCGAACGCCTGGCGGTTCGCGGCCTCCCTGCTCGGGTTCGCCGCCGCCGGTGGCCTCTACGACCTCTACGGCTTCGGGCCGGTGTTCTACCTCCTCGGCGCCCAGTTCGTCGTCGCGTTCGTCGCGGTGTGGATGTTCCTCGACGCCGACGACACCCGCATCCGGGGGTTCCCGTTCAGCGACCTCGCGGTGAACCGCCGCATCCTCACGCTGACGAGTTTCCGGTCGCAGTACGCCGTCGCGGTGACGCTCGTGCGCTCGTGGGTGTCAGTGTTCGCCGGCCTCACCGTCGCGGAGGGCGGACTGGCCTACAGCGGCGTCGTGGTGGCCGTCGTGCTCGGCGCGGAGAAGTTCACCAACATGCTCTGCCAACCGCACACGGGCACGCTCTCGGACCGCTACGGGCGCTCGCTGTTCGTCGCCGTCGGCGGCACGGCGTACGGCCTCGTTGCACTCACCGTGCCGTTTACGCCTGCCGTCGGCGCCGCCCTCGGCGCACCCACCTTGTTCCCCGTGCTCGGGTCTCTGTCGCCCGCGTTCGTCCCGCTGCTAGTGGTGAACGGCCTGCTCGGCGTCGCGGACTCCTTCCGGGAGCCCGCGAGCATGGCGCTGTTCGCCGACGAGGGCAGCGACGGCGCCGGCGTGGCCTCCTCGTTCGGCGTCCGGGAACTCGTCTGGCGGCCCGGGAGTGTGCTCGCGCCGATGCTCGGCGGCGCGCTCATGTCGCAGTTCGGCATGGAGTGGGCGTTCTACGTCGGCGGCGCGTTCGCGCTCACGGGCGTCGCGACGTTCCTCGGCGTGCTCACCCACTCACACGGCCGCGACGCACTTACGGAGTGGTAG